From one Macellibacteroides fermentans genomic stretch:
- a CDS encoding aldo/keto reductase, with protein sequence MEKVKLNNGVEMPVLGIGVYKIPDFKECKQTVLTAIEAGYRSIDTAAAYQNEEAIGEAIHESGIDRKDLFITTKLWIADAGYEQTLKAAELSMNKLQVDYLDLYLIHQPFGDVYGSWRAMEELNRQGKIRAIGISNFYTDRVMDLLANNEIAPAVNQIETHPFYQREEDLKFLKENGVQMESWAPFAEGKNNLFQNEKLLEIGKKYNKSVAQVILRWLIQRGVVVIPKSVKKERIIENINVFDFELLAEDMEMIKSLDTNKSLFFSHRDPEIVKWMSSFKKK encoded by the coding sequence ATGGAAAAAGTAAAATTAAATAATGGTGTTGAAATGCCTGTTTTAGGAATCGGTGTTTACAAGATACCTGATTTTAAAGAGTGTAAACAAACAGTATTAACTGCTATCGAAGCAGGTTACCGTTCTATCGATACGGCTGCTGCCTACCAAAATGAGGAAGCTATAGGCGAAGCCATCCATGAAAGCGGCATAGATAGAAAAGACTTGTTTATCACGACTAAGCTATGGATTGCCGATGCCGGATATGAACAGACATTAAAAGCTGCAGAATTATCTATGAATAAACTGCAAGTTGATTATCTTGACCTATATCTGATTCATCAACCATTTGGAGATGTATATGGTTCGTGGCGAGCGATGGAAGAACTTAACAGACAAGGTAAAATACGGGCTATAGGTATAAGTAATTTCTATACTGACAGGGTAATGGATTTGTTAGCAAACAATGAGATTGCACCCGCTGTAAACCAGATTGAAACTCATCCTTTTTACCAACGAGAAGAAGACCTGAAGTTTTTGAAAGAAAACGGTGTACAGATGGAATCTTGGGCTCCGTTTGCCGAAGGAAAGAATAACTTGTTTCAGAATGAGAAATTGCTGGAGATTGGTAAGAAATATAATAAGTCTGTCGCCCAGGTTATACTTCGTTGGTTAATCCAGCGTGGTGTGGTCGTGATTCCTAAATCTGTAAAAAAAGAACGGATAATTGAAAATATCAATGTGTTCGATTTTGAACTGTTAGCAGAAGACATGGAAATGATTAAATCCTTGGATACGAATAAAAGTTTATTTTTCAGCCATCGCGATCCGGAAATAGTCAAATGGA
- a CDS encoding NAD(P)H-binding protein, with protein MKILILGAAGQIGRMLAKDLIEQTENDLVLYARNASNRLKDLASERVSLANGDFSDYAHLVDAMKGVDAIYLNDMNDKKGVETIVKAMKAVGVKRIIAASILGIYDEVPGAFGDWNRRMVGDRGIQLHKDTVALVETPELDYTILRLTWLYNQPGNCKYHLTNKGEPFQGAQVTRQAVSQLIVDILKDQGGKYIKSSIGVSEPDTNWDKPSFY; from the coding sequence ATGAAAATATTAATATTGGGGGCGGCAGGGCAAATTGGGCGTATGCTTGCTAAAGACCTTATCGAACAGACTGAGAATGATTTGGTACTATATGCCCGCAACGCTTCCAACAGATTAAAAGACCTGGCTTCCGAAAGGGTATCGCTGGCTAACGGTGATTTTTCGGATTATGCTCATTTGGTGGATGCCATGAAAGGCGTTGATGCCATCTATCTCAATGACATGAACGATAAGAAAGGTGTTGAAACCATTGTAAAAGCGATGAAAGCAGTCGGTGTAAAACGGATTATTGCAGCATCCATTCTGGGGATTTATGATGAAGTACCGGGAGCTTTCGGCGATTGGAATCGTCGCATGGTAGGTGACAGAGGTATTCAGCTCCATAAAGATACTGTTGCACTGGTGGAAACTCCCGAACTGGACTATACTATTCTGCGTCTTACCTGGCTATACAACCAGCCCGGCAACTGTAAATATCACCTTACAAATAAAGGTGAACCCTTTCAAGGAGCACAAGTAACCCGTCAAGCCGTTTCGCAGTTGATCGTAGACATATTAAAAGATCAAGGAGGAAAATATATAAAATCAAGCATCGGTGTAAGCGAACCCGATACCAATTGGGACAAACCTTCTTTTTATTAA
- a CDS encoding SDR family oxidoreductase yields MSKIENITGKVAVITGASSGLGESTARYLSGQGAVVVLGARRKDRIDTLANELIKNGGKALAVETDVTDHLQVKKLVDAAVQEFGRIDVMINNAGLMPLSPLEYLKIDDWNQAIDVNIKGVLYGIAAALPYMKEQKSGQFINVSSVAGHTISPGGAVYSATKYAVRVISEALRQEVKPYNIRVAVISPGAVATDLPNSITAPDIAEGIHKYYEQNAIPADSFARTVSFVISQPEDVDVNEVLFRPTVQQL; encoded by the coding sequence ATGAGCAAGATCGAAAATATAACAGGAAAAGTAGCTGTAATCACAGGAGCCAGTAGCGGCTTAGGAGAATCAACAGCACGCTATCTTTCAGGACAGGGAGCAGTTGTCGTATTAGGAGCACGTCGTAAAGACCGTATTGACACATTGGCAAACGAACTGATTAAGAATGGGGGAAAGGCTCTTGCCGTTGAAACAGATGTAACAGATCATCTGCAGGTAAAAAAACTGGTAGATGCCGCCGTTCAAGAATTCGGGCGTATTGATGTGATGATTAACAATGCCGGATTAATGCCGCTCTCTCCATTGGAATATCTTAAGATAGACGACTGGAATCAAGCCATTGATGTTAATATCAAAGGAGTTTTATATGGTATTGCAGCAGCCCTGCCATATATGAAAGAACAAAAATCGGGGCAATTTATCAACGTATCTTCAGTAGCAGGTCATACAATCAGTCCGGGCGGAGCTGTTTATTCGGCTACAAAATATGCTGTCCGTGTAATTTCAGAAGCATTGAGGCAGGAGGTAAAACCATACAATATTCGCGTGGCAGTAATTTCGCCGGGAGCGGTTGCGACTGATTTGCCCAATAGTATTACCGCACCTGATATAGCCGAGGGTATCCATAAATATTACGAACAAAATGCGATACCTGCTGATTCGTTTGCAAGGACTGTATCATTTGTTATCAGTCAACCCGAAGATGTGGATGTAAACGAAGTATTATTCAGACCTACTGTTCAACAACTATAA
- a CDS encoding cupin domain-containing protein has protein sequence MKYKIKSILPLVSVLLAVNLAFTACCNNQKNNDKMETSSSNEINQIFPKGEAINNDYFSGTAWLQMLVTDKDNFDLTIGNVVFEPGVRNNWHSHPGGQILLCTKGTGYYQEKEKPIQLLNVGDVVEILPDVIHWHGASPDSEFTHIAITSQSHKGSVVWMEPVTDEEYNSYKK, from the coding sequence CTATTCTACCTCTTGTCTCTGTGTTATTAGCAGTAAATTTGGCATTTACTGCTTGTTGTAATAATCAAAAAAACAATGATAAAATGGAAACTTCAAGTAGCAATGAAATAAATCAGATATTTCCCAAAGGAGAAGCCATCAATAACGATTATTTCAGTGGGACAGCATGGCTTCAAATGTTGGTTACCGACAAAGATAATTTTGATTTGACAATTGGAAATGTAGTATTTGAACCTGGTGTAAGAAATAACTGGCATTCACATCCTGGAGGTCAAATCCTGCTTTGTACAAAAGGAACAGGATATTATCAGGAAAAAGAAAAACCAATACAACTACTTAATGTCGGAGATGTGGTTGAAATATTACCCGATGTTATCCATTGGCACGGTGCATCTCCTGATAGTGAATTTACACACATAGCTATCACTTCACAATCTCATAAAGGTTCGGTTGTTTGGATGGAACCTGTGACCGATGAAGAATATAACAGCTATAAGAAATAG